In one window of Lepus europaeus isolate LE1 chromosome 14, mLepTim1.pri, whole genome shotgun sequence DNA:
- the HLX gene encoding H2.0-like homeobox protein: protein MFAAGLAPFYASNFSLWSAAYCSSAGPGGCSFPLDPGTGKKPSFCIADILHAGVGEPGAAPEGLVGASAAALTAHLGSVHPHASFQAATRSPLRPTPVVAPSEVPAGFPQRLSPLSAAYHHHHPQPPQQQPPQQQPQPPPPPPLPRAGALQPPASGTRGAPNPHHSGSAPAPSSKDLKFGIDRILSAEFDPKVKEGNTLRDLTSLLTSGRPAGVHLSGLQPSAAGQFFASLDPINEASAILSPLSSNPRNSVQHQFQDTFPGPYAVLTKDTMPQTYKRKRSWSRAVFSNLQRKGLEKRFEIQKYVTKPDRKQLAAMLGLTDAQVKVWFQNRRMKWRHSKEAQAQKDKDKEAGEKPAGGASAADGEQEERSPSRSEAESESSDSESLDMAPSDTERTEGAERSLHQTTVIKASAASALIPPSSGGSGGSSGGSSSFSFSNASSLSSSSTSTSNAGSASNNGSSVPELLPAPQPTVSGAPKSPEPAQAPLGSL, encoded by the exons ATGTTCGCGGCCGGGCTGGCCCCCTTCTACGCCTCCAACTTCAGCCTCTGGTCGGCCGCTTACTGCTCCTCAGCCGGCCCGGGAGGCTGCTCCTTCCCGCTGGACCCCGGCACCGGGAAGAAGCCCTCCTTCTGCATCGCAGACATCCTGCACGCCGGCGTGGGGGAGCCGGGGGCGGCTCCCGAGGGCCTGGTGGGCGCCTCAGCCGCCGCCCTCACGGCGCACTTGGGTTCTGTCCACCCGCACGCCTCTTTCCAAGCTGCCACCCGATCTCCGCTTCGACCCACGCCGGTGGTGGCGCCCTCCGAGGTCCCGGCCGGCTTCCCGCAGCGGCTGTCCCCGCTGTCCGCcgcctaccaccaccaccacccgcaGCCTCCGCAGCAGCAgccgccacagcagcagccccagccgccgccgccgccaccgctaCCCCGCGCTGGCGCCCTGCAGCCCCCGGCCTCGGGCACGCGAGGGGCCCCGAACCCCCACCACAGCGGCTCGGCCCCGGCCCCCTCCAGCAAAGACCTCAAATTTGGAATTGACCGCATTTTGTCTGCAGAGTTTGACCCAAAAGTCAAGGAAGGCAACACGCTGAGAG ATCTCACGTCCCTGCTAACCAGTGGGCGGCCCGCGGGAGTGCACCTCTCGGGCCTGCAGCCCTCCGCCGCCGGCCAGTTCTTCGCGTCTCTAGATCCCATTAACGAGGCTTCCGCCATCCTGAGCCCCTTAAGCTCGAACCCGAGAAACTCAGTTCAGCATCAGTTCCAAGACACATTTCCAG GTCCCTACGCCGTGCTGACAAAGGACACCATGCCTCAGACCTATAAGAGGAAGCGCTCTTGGTCGCGCGCCGTCTTCTCGAACCTGCAGAGGAAAGGCCTGGAGAAAAGGTTTGAGATCCAAAAGTATGTGACCAAGCCGGACCGAAAGCAGCTGGCAGCGATGCTGGGCCTCACCGACGCCCAG GTCAAGGTGTGGTTCCAGAACCGGAGGATGAAGTGGAGGCACTCCAAGGAGGCCCAGGCCCAGAAAGACAAGGACAAAGAGGCAGGCGAGAAGCCTGCGGGTGGAGCCTCTGCTGCAGACGgtgagcaggaggagaggagcccCAGCCGTTCGGAGGCGGAGAGCGAGAGCAGCGACTCCGAGTCTCTGGACATGGCCCCCAGCGACACGGAGCGGACTGAGGGGGCAGAGCGTTCTCTGCACCAAACAACGGTTATCAAGGCGTCAGCAGCCAGTGCCCTCATCCCGCCCAGCAGcggtgggagtggggggagcagcggcggcagcagcagttTTAGCTTCAGCAACGCCAGCAGCCTCAGTAgtagcagcaccagcaccagcaacGCGGGTAGCGCCAGCAACAATGGCAGCAGCGTCCCGGAATTACTTCCTGCGCCCCAGCCCACAGTCAGCGGTGCTCCCAAAAGCCCCGAGCCCGCCCAAGCCCCTCTTGGCAGCTTATAG